Proteins from one Nitratidesulfovibrio sp. SRB-5 genomic window:
- the mraZ gene encoding division/cell wall cluster transcriptional repressor MraZ yields MLFRGRSHRSLDPKGRLMLPPDFRDILVSRADGGKLVLTSFDDCVMGYPLPDWEDFERKFSTLKNPSRKMRDFRRLVIGSAELMELDGQGRVRISRSHMDYAGITKDVVLLGQGSRFEIWDQGRFDGIVAQDFDDVAAELADSGIELSL; encoded by the coding sequence ATGTTGTTCAGAGGCCGTTCCCACCGCAGTCTCGACCCCAAGGGGCGACTGATGCTGCCGCCGGATTTCCGCGACATTCTCGTGTCGCGTGCCGATGGCGGCAAGCTGGTGCTGACCAGCTTCGACGACTGCGTCATGGGCTACCCCCTGCCCGACTGGGAAGACTTCGAGCGCAAGTTCTCCACCCTCAAGAACCCTTCGCGCAAGATGCGCGACTTCCGCCGCCTGGTCATCGGCAGCGCCGAACTCATGGAACTGGACGGGCAGGGCCGGGTGCGCATTTCGCGGTCGCACATGGACTACGCGGGCATCACCAAGGACGTGGTGCTGTTGGGCCAGGGCAGCCGCTTCGAAATCTGGGATCAGGGCCGCTTCGACGGCATCGTGGCGCAGGACTTCGACGACGTGGCCGCGGAACTGGCCGACAGCGGCATAGAACTTTCCCTCTAG
- the pyk gene encoding pyruvate kinase, translating to MRTKIIATIGPASRSREVLSRLIAAGVRIFRLNFSHGSASMFVDLVRLLRELEAECGSPVTILQDLSGPKIRIGEIPDGAISVGKGDRVLLGPKAPAGAVLPFIPFTNQAVLNGLEAGDRLVLSDGGLQFRVLGTAPAGCFELEADNSGIITSRKGLALPGKSVRLPALTEKDRKDLADGLELGVDAVALSFVQTPEDIRDAKEIIAASGRKHIPVIAKLERQNAVDRLDDILAEADVIMVARGDLGVECPLPALPAMQKRIIRACNRAAKPVIVATQMLLSMVNSPSPTRAETTDVANAVLDGADCVMLSEETAMGNFPVETVEFMKEIAAKAEELHFETQRLAEPADEKGTAEFLAYAACLLAEKTGARGIVSHSMTGASARLISSRRPRQMVWALTPDPAALRALNFSWGIVPQDIPLDIPGHVARAERFVDTAPDFEKGDNVVITAGQPKAGRKPRGTNMVKIYRK from the coding sequence ATGAGAACGAAGATAATCGCCACCATTGGTCCGGCATCGCGCTCGCGCGAGGTGCTTTCGCGCCTCATCGCCGCTGGAGTGCGCATCTTTCGGCTCAACTTTTCCCACGGCAGTGCGTCCATGTTCGTGGACCTGGTGCGCCTGCTGCGCGAGCTGGAAGCCGAATGCGGCAGCCCGGTGACCATCCTGCAGGACCTTTCCGGCCCCAAGATCCGCATCGGCGAAATTCCGGACGGCGCCATCTCGGTGGGCAAGGGCGACCGCGTGCTGCTGGGCCCCAAGGCCCCTGCCGGTGCCGTGCTGCCGTTCATCCCCTTCACCAATCAGGCCGTGCTGAACGGGCTGGAAGCCGGTGACCGGCTGGTGCTGTCCGACGGCGGGTTGCAGTTCCGCGTGCTGGGCACCGCGCCCGCGGGGTGCTTTGAACTGGAAGCCGACAACAGCGGCATCATCACTTCGCGCAAGGGCCTGGCCCTGCCCGGCAAGTCGGTGCGGCTGCCCGCCCTGACCGAAAAGGACCGCAAGGACCTGGCCGACGGCCTGGAACTGGGCGTGGACGCCGTGGCCCTGTCCTTCGTGCAGACGCCGGAAGACATCCGCGACGCCAAGGAAATCATCGCGGCCAGCGGCCGCAAGCACATTCCCGTCATCGCCAAGCTGGAGCGCCAGAACGCCGTGGACCGGCTGGACGACATCCTGGCCGAGGCCGACGTGATCATGGTGGCCCGCGGCGACCTGGGCGTGGAATGCCCCCTGCCCGCCCTGCCCGCCATGCAGAAGCGCATCATCCGCGCCTGCAACCGCGCGGCCAAGCCGGTCATCGTGGCCACCCAGATGCTGCTGTCCATGGTCAACAGCCCCTCCCCCACCCGCGCGGAAACCACCGACGTGGCCAACGCCGTGCTGGACGGGGCCGACTGCGTGATGCTTTCGGAAGAAACGGCCATGGGCAACTTCCCCGTGGAGACCGTGGAATTCATGAAGGAAATAGCCGCCAAGGCTGAAGAACTGCACTTCGAGACACAGCGCCTTGCCGAACCGGCGGACGAAAAGGGCACGGCGGAATTCCTGGCCTACGCGGCCTGCCTGCTGGCTGAAAAGACCGGCGCCAGGGGTATCGTCTCGCACAGCATGACCGGCGCATCGGCCCGGCTCATCTCGTCGCGCCGCCCGCGCCAGATGGTCTGGGCGCTGACGCCAGACCCCGCCGCCCTGCGCGCCCTGAACTTCTCGTGGGGCATCGTGCCGCAGGACATCCCGCTGGACATCCCCGGCCACGTGGCACGGGCCGAGCGCTTCGTGGATACCGCGCCCGACTTCGAAAAGGGCGACAACGTCGTCATCACCGCCGGGCAGCCCAAGGCGGGCCGCAAACCGCGCGGCACCAACATGGTGAAGATATACAGAAAGTAA
- a CDS encoding HD-GYP domain-containing protein → MKATIPDNISEEYYQISTEILSSFPKYRPPVDLFRFREDLAQLQPYTRKGARLTNEQVEEVQRMCEAGDLFVSRSDHPIYSQHIVHQLDLVLVDKNLKEGEVADIFQQALALRVNEFIDQPVKPVFEVLYRDVMVLTEYLWQDKHRVKQFMRRLHREHSLAKHSLNTLSVGLWLLATSMGDNLKRRDLDRSALALLLHDLGMAKVPAFILSKATPLKPDEKDKIPLHPLVGAKIMHKMGLAFDELRQCTLEHHERLDGSGYPQKLKGEQISRLGRICAVADSFSAMISARPHAPAKELVAAAQELAADKARYDARYTSLLLNALVTNAFGTTGKPKPEAPAKG, encoded by the coding sequence GTGAAGGCAACCATCCCCGACAATATCTCCGAGGAATACTACCAGATCAGCACGGAGATCCTGTCGAGCTTTCCCAAATACCGTCCCCCGGTGGACCTGTTCCGCTTCCGGGAAGACCTGGCCCAGTTGCAGCCATACACCCGCAAGGGCGCACGGCTTACCAACGAGCAGGTGGAAGAGGTGCAGCGCATGTGCGAGGCGGGCGACCTGTTCGTCTCGCGCTCTGACCACCCCATCTATTCCCAGCACATCGTGCACCAGCTTGACCTGGTGCTGGTGGACAAGAACCTGAAGGAAGGCGAGGTCGCCGACATCTTCCAGCAGGCCCTGGCCCTGCGGGTGAACGAATTCATCGACCAGCCGGTGAAGCCGGTGTTCGAGGTGCTGTACCGCGACGTGATGGTGCTGACCGAGTACCTGTGGCAGGACAAGCACCGGGTGAAACAGTTCATGCGCCGCCTGCACCGCGAACATTCGCTGGCCAAGCATTCGCTGAACACCCTTTCGGTGGGGCTGTGGCTGCTGGCCACCTCCATGGGCGACAACCTGAAGCGCCGCGACCTCGACCGGTCGGCCCTGGCCCTCTTGCTGCACGACCTGGGCATGGCCAAGGTGCCCGCGTTCATCCTGTCCAAGGCCACGCCGCTGAAGCCCGACGAAAAGGACAAGATTCCCCTGCACCCGCTGGTGGGGGCCAAGATCATGCACAAGATGGGGCTGGCCTTCGACGAACTGCGCCAGTGCACCCTGGAACACCACGAACGGCTGGACGGTTCCGGCTACCCGCAGAAGCTCAAGGGCGAGCAGATCAGCCGCCTGGGCCGCATCTGCGCCGTGGCCGATTCGTTCTCGGCCATGATCAGCGCGCGCCCTCACGCCCCGGCCAAGGAACTGGTGGCCGCCGCGCAGGAACTGGCGGCGGACAAGGCGCGTTACGACGCGCGCTACACCTCGCTGCTGCTCAATGCGCTGGTGACCAACGCCTTCGGCACCACCGGCAAGCCCAAGCCCGAAGCACCGGCCAAGGGGTAA